From the Clarias gariepinus isolate MV-2021 ecotype Netherlands chromosome 3, CGAR_prim_01v2, whole genome shotgun sequence genome, one window contains:
- the jtb gene encoding protein JTB isoform X1 translates to MESDCRIPMSCLRPRVLVLHALFWGLVSLRVFGAAFLGEEKGTIVTKSLTMPCWQMEEFVVATECSLCSAFQTKTVISCSQTGYVERINCTKSNKDEYKSCRSAVMEEHLFWKFEGATLGLTVLFALVVIGRQRSLDRQASEKVRRQIESI, encoded by the exons ATGGAGAGTGACTGCAGGATTCCCATGTCATGTTTAAGACCCAGAGTTCTGGTCCTGCATGCGCTTTTCTGGGGACTGGTTTCTCTCAG agtGTTTGGGGCAGCATTTCTTGGTGAGGAGAAGGGTACCATAG TAACAAAGTCACTGACCATGCCATGTTGGCAGATGGAAGAGTTTGTAGTCGCGACAGAATGCTCTCTGTGTAGTGCTTTTCAAACG AAGACAGTAATATCCTGCTCCCAGACAGGATACGTGGAGAGGATTAACTGTACCAAGTCCAACAAAGATGAGTACAAAAG TTGCCGCTCAGCAGTAATGGAGGAGCATCTATTTTGGAAATTTGAGGGTGCTACGTTAGGCCTTACTGTTCTCTTTGCACTAGTAGTGATCGGGCGGCAGAGGTCTTTAGACCGGCAAGCCTCAGAAAAGGTCCGGAGGCAGATTGAATCTATTTAA
- the cart4 gene encoding cocaine- and amphetamine-regulated transcript 4, producing MDSIRTAVYLGVCVLLISTVCQAHTALDNRLSVSEEQLVTRDMAEALESLLEGDGENQIALDKRASIIPRCDVGERCALKHGPRIGRLCDCMRGSACNTFFLRCY from the exons ATGGACAGCATCAGGACGGCGGTGtacctgggtgtgtgtgtgttactgatcaGCACTGTGTGTCAGGCTCACACGGCTCTGGACAACCGACTGTCTGTGTCCGAGGAGCAGCTGGTCACCAGAGACATG gctGAAGCACTGGAAAGCCTTCTGGAAGGAGATGGAGAGAATCAGATAGCACTGGATAAAAGAGCCAGCATCATTCCAAGG TGTGACGTAGGAGAGCGGTGTGCCCTGAAGCATGGACCACGCATTGGCCGTTTGTGTGACTGTATGAGAGGCAGTGCCTGCAACACCTTCTTCCTGCGCTGCTACTGA
- the jtb gene encoding protein JTB isoform X2 produces MESDCRIPMSCLRPRVLVLHALFWGLVSLRVFGAAFLGEEKGTIVTKSLTMPCWQMEEFVVATECSLCSAFQTTVISCSQTGYVERINCTKSNKDEYKSCRSAVMEEHLFWKFEGATLGLTVLFALVVIGRQRSLDRQASEKVRRQIESI; encoded by the exons ATGGAGAGTGACTGCAGGATTCCCATGTCATGTTTAAGACCCAGAGTTCTGGTCCTGCATGCGCTTTTCTGGGGACTGGTTTCTCTCAG agtGTTTGGGGCAGCATTTCTTGGTGAGGAGAAGGGTACCATAG TAACAAAGTCACTGACCATGCCATGTTGGCAGATGGAAGAGTTTGTAGTCGCGACAGAATGCTCTCTGTGTAGTGCTTTTCAAACG ACAGTAATATCCTGCTCCCAGACAGGATACGTGGAGAGGATTAACTGTACCAAGTCCAACAAAGATGAGTACAAAAG TTGCCGCTCAGCAGTAATGGAGGAGCATCTATTTTGGAAATTTGAGGGTGCTACGTTAGGCCTTACTGTTCTCTTTGCACTAGTAGTGATCGGGCGGCAGAGGTCTTTAGACCGGCAAGCCTCAGAAAAGGTCCGGAGGCAGATTGAATCTATTTAA